From the genome of Spinacia oleracea cultivar Varoflay chromosome 2, BTI_SOV_V1, whole genome shotgun sequence, one region includes:
- the LOC110786153 gene encoding transcription initiation factor TFIID subunit 8-like — MNMSNEIKKEIGEEDESSRPTERSAITRAEPDDYGRAVSKMAVSQICEGVGFEAVKQSSLAALSDIAVRFICDLGKSATSYANLAGRSESNLFDILKGLQDFGSISACEFSSSSDNKIVKQMSDFVRTVEDIEIPFAHPIPRFPIPVIKSSRNLQTPSFLQMGETPGSKHVPDWLPAFPDPHTYIKSPMWSHRKMDLRISKGEQARQRRKAERSLLNLQQRLLSNGLAGPSGSNLGSTMEDNPFVAPPLPPPPRKKNAYENGVRERKQVLVKETFAPAIDALKGNNPDGASASDSDAMDIDRRVVPVPVPVPVKRKPVIHFKLKAGKKMLVEDLDVNLRNKVNEKRGTLMGRDDDKDDKKRRAELILRQSCMDNPQEVSQM, encoded by the coding sequence atGAATATGAGCAATGAAATTAAGAAAGAGATTGGAGAAGAAGATGAAAGCAGTAGACCGACAGAAAGAAGTGCAATTACAAGAGCTGAACCTGACGATTATGGTCGAGCTGTTTCGAAGATGGCAGTTTCCCAGATTTGTGAGGGTGTTGGTTTTGAAGCTGTCAAGCAATCTTCTTTAGCAGCATTATCAGATATTGCGGTTCGATTTATCTGCGACTTAGGAAAATCAGCTACTTCTTATGCTAATTTAGCTGGTAGATCAGAGTCTAACCTTTTCGACATACTCAAGGGTTTGCAAGATTTTGGTTCGATTTCGGCCTGCGAATTTTCCAGTTCTTCTGATAATAAAATTGTTAAGCAGATGTCTGATTTTGTTCGGACAGTTGAGGATATTGAAATCCCATTCGCACACCCGATTCCGCGCTTTCCTATTCCAGTGATTAAGTCTTCAAGAAATTTGCAAACTCCGAGTTTCTTGCAAATGGGTGAAACTCCGGGAAGTAAGCATGTACCTGATTGGTTGCCGGCGTTTCCAGACCCTCACACTTATATTAAATCGCCTATGTGGAGTCACCGGAAAATGGATCTTCGGATTAGTAAAGGGGAGCAAGCTAGACAGAGAAGAAAGGCGGAACGATCTTTGTTGAATTTGCAGCAACGCTTGCTTTCTAATGGTTTAGCCGGGCCCTCGGGCTCAAACTTGGGCTCAACAATGGAGGATAACCCGTTCGTTGCCCCGCCATTGCCACCCCCACCAAGGAAGAAAAATGCCTATGAAAATGGTGTTCGAGAGAGAAAGCAAGTGTTGGTGAAGGAGACCTTTGCTCCAGCCATTGATGCCTTGAAGGGTAATAATCCTGATGGGGCTTCGGCATCGGATTCGGATGCAATGGATATAGATAGGAGGGTTGTTCCGGTTCCTGTCCCCGTTCCGGTTAAAAGAAAGCCAGTTATACATTTCAAGTTAAAGGCTGGTAAGAAGATGTTGGTTGAAGATTTGGATGTAAATCTTAGGAACAAGGTTAATGAAAAGAGGGGAACTTTGATGGGAAGGGATGATGATAAAGATGACAAGAAGAGGAGAGCTGAACTTATTCTTAGACAGTCATGTATGGATAATCCACAAGAAGTTTCTCAGATGTAA
- the LOC110789576 gene encoding uncharacterized protein has protein sequence MADITKLHPATTVTNIKTCIPVILDYDGSQYNNWATLFKLHCRANLVIDHIIPPKDVPETTTLSATEEAAAKALWARLDDIVRQWIYGTISNDLLNTIIDQDDTAAIAWSRLVNLFQGNRSARALALDAKFTTTKLVDFPNVKAYCTRLKVLADSLANVGQKVSDERLVLRLLRGLSDEYKHFRTTVQQKDPLPSFEKVRSLLDLEEDNNGDEFANDAGSNTALFSHHPSTNSSSLNGQPTSSDHTNHNRGNSHHKGKKNHNRGRGGGGNRNHRGGATGGGNRNHNNQQQQARSLQPQPAPQSWFFPPWAHWGMQPWATPPCPYPTNGWQPTAVSNQQAQQAGILGARPPQMYYTATQPSPHAGGYIPTDVDQAMHTLSMQPPDENWYMDTGATSHMTSSQGFADGDQPNEM, from the exons ATGGCTGACATTACCAAGTTGCACCCTGCAACCACAGTCACCAACATCAAGACATGTATACCTGTCATTCTCGACTATGATGGTAGCCAGTACAACAACTGGGCCACCCTCTTCAAATTACACTGTCGAGCAAACCTTGTTATCGACCACATTATCCCACCAAAAGATGTCCCAGAGACTACTACCCTCTCCGCCACCGAAGAAGCTGCTGCCAAAGCCTTATGGGCGAGACTTGATGACATCGTTCGGCAATGGATATATGGCACGATATCCAATGATCTCCTCAACACCATCATCGATCAAGACGACACCGCAGCCATTGCTTGGTCCAGACTCGTCAATTTGTTCCAAGGTAATCGGTCTGCGAGAGCCCTTGCTCTTGACGCGAAATTCACAACCACCAAACTGGTGGATTTCCCCAATGTGAAGGCGTATTGTACCCGTCTCAAGGTCCTTGCTGATAGTCTTGCAAACGTAGGCCAAAAGGTCTCTGATGAACGTCTGGTGTTGCGTCTCCTCCGTGGACTCTCCGACGAGTACAAACATTTTCGCACTACTGTCCAACAAAAGGACCCGCTGCCCTCCTTTGAGAAAGTCCGTTCCTTGCTCGACCTTGAGGAAGACAACAATGGCGATGAATTTGCCAATGACGCAGGTTCGAACACTGCCCTTTTCTCTCATCACCCTTCTACTAACTCTTCTTCTCTTAATGGGCAGCCCACTTCTTCTGATCACACCAATCACAATCGTGGTAATTCTCAccacaaaggcaagaaaaaCCACAACCGTGGTCGCGGCGGTGGTGGAAACCGCAACCACCGTGGAGGAGCTACCGGCGGGGGCAACCGTAACCATAATAATCAGCAGCAGCAGGCACGGTCACTTCAACCTCAACCGGCTCCTCAGTCATGGTTTTTCCCTCCTTGGGCTCATTGGGGCATGCAACCTTGGGCCACCCCTCCATGCCCATATCCCACTAATGGATGGCAGCCAACAGCAGTGAGTAATCAGCAAGCCCAACAAGCAGGAATTTTGGGTGCTCGCCCTCCGCAAATGTACTACACTGCTACACAGCCATCACCCCATGCAGGGGGGTATATTCCCACTGACGTAGACCAAGCTATGCATACTCTCTCCATGCAACCACCAGACGAAAATTGGTACATGGATACAGGAGCTACGTCTCATATGACCTCTTCCCAAG GATTTGCGGACGGGGACCAACCTAATGAGATGTGA
- the LOC110786316 gene encoding membrane magnesium transporter produces the protein MGLGLTVGLLGVLILSHAAYSTIQYRGLLKITEEEFSGPPINVVLELILGFLLCMYAGLTVPGNFHSIHPSSEENRIVSLPENLDFMIFNHRGRVALSDSDMKLKL, from the exons ATGGGTTTAGGTTTAACAGTGGGTTTGCTCGGAGTTCTCATTCTCTCTCATGCCGCCTACTCTACTATTCAAT ACAGAGGATTGTTGAAGATCACGGAGGAAGAGTTTTCAGGCCCTCCTATCAAT GTAGTACTTGAATTGATTCTAGGGTTTCTGTTGTGTATGTACGCTGGCCTTACTGTTCCTGGGAATTTCCACTCCATTCATCCATCTTCTGAGGAAAACAG GATAGTTTCTTTACCCGAGAACTTGGACTTCATGATCTTCAATCACCGAGGCAGAGTGGCTCTTTCAGATTCTGATATGAAGCTTAAATTGTGA